A genomic window from Cinclus cinclus chromosome 5, bCinCin1.1, whole genome shotgun sequence includes:
- the UFSP2 gene encoding ufm1-specific protease 2 isoform X2 has protein sequence MRPGLAPAAALTDVVILEAMDILFRIRGGLDLAFQLATTDEASTKKALGYVFSDLENKLSSEVLVFRICHSSVYVWPNNGMTTVPELTDESACKEIRRFIQFDQDDETKQKLGKRKDKKLQDTPIINVDLMLEMTSSLAALAPVIEREKKEHHYINMTLPVDVVVSVSPEEPWGKVQNLLVKAIHGQLTDMERCIMKYVKGTSIVVPEQFHFMLPGKNHLITVSYPTGISDDQLESYRKELHGLYNLPCDRPYFKRANAYHFPDEPYKDGYLRNPHLHLSSPGTESGMVYLVQGVYSYHHYMQDRIDDSGWGCAYRSLQTICSWFKHQGYMDRPIPTHKEIQQALVDAGDKPAAFAGSRQWIGSIEVQLVLNQLFGITSKILFVSQGSELALQGRELANHFKTEGTPVMIGGGVLAHTILGVAWNETTGHIKYLILDPHYTGGEDLHVILEKGWCGWKGPEFWNKDAYYNLCLPQRPKAI, from the exons ATGCGGCCGGGCCTGGCTCCCGCGGCGGCGCTGACGGACGTG gTAATTCTAGAAGCTATGGATATACTCTTCAGAATAAGAGGAGGCTTGGATCTTGCATTTCAGCTTGCAACTACTGATG AGGCGTCAACAAAAAAGGCATTAGGATATGTTTTCAGTGATCTTGAAAATAAACTGTCCTCAGAGGTTCTTGTATTCAGAATTTGCCACAGTTCAGTCTATGTGTGGCCTAACAATGGTATGACCACAGTTCCAGAGCTGACTGATGAGTCTGCATGTAAGGAGATAAGACGATTTATACA ATTTGATCAAGATGATGAGACCAAACAAAAGCTTGGCAAAAGAAAGGATAAGAAGTTACAGGATACG CCGATAATTAATGTAGACCTCATGTTGGAAATGACATCTTCATTAGCTGCTTTGGCTCCAGTCattgaaagggaaaagaaagaacacCACTACATAAATATGACATTACCAGTTGATGTTGTTGTATCTGTTTCTCCAGAAGAACCATGGGGAAA GGTACAAAATCTCCTAGTGAAAGCAATTCATGGGCAATTAACTGATATGGAAAGATGTATCATGAAATACGTGAAAGGCACATCAATTGTTGTACCAGAACAATTTCATTTCATGTTACCAGGAAAAAATCACCTCATAACAGTCTCATATCCTACGGGTATTTCAGATGATCAGCTGGAAAGTTACAGAAAG GAATTGCATGGGTTATACAATCTGCCTTGTGACAGACCATATTTCAAGAGAGCAAATGCTTATCATTTTCCAGATGAACCATATAAAGATGGATATCTCAGAAATCCACATTTACATCTTAGTTCACCTGGCACAGAGTCTGGTATG GTTTATTTGGTACAAGGTGTATACAGTTACCACCACTACATGCAGGACCGCATCGATGACagtggctggggctgtgcctaTCGGTCTTTGCAGACAATCTGCTCTTGGTTCAAGCACCAAGGCTACATGGATAGACCTATACCAACACACAAGGAAATTCAACAG GCACTGGTTGATGCTGGAGACAAGCCTGCGGCATTTGCTGGGTCACGGCAATGGATTGGTTCGATTGAGGTACAGCTTGTTTTGAATCAGCTTTTTGGAATAACATCCAAAATACTGTTTGTCAG CCAGGGTTCTGAACTAGCATTGCAGGGAAGAGAGCTTGCTAATCATTTCAAGACTGAGGGAACTCCAGTTATGATTG GTGGAGGTGTTTTGGCTCACACAATATTAGGAGTGGCTTGGAATGAGACTACAGGGCACATAAAATACTTGATTCTAGATCCACATTACACTGGAGGAGAAGATCTGCATGTTATTTTGGAAAAG GGCTGGTGTGGATGGAAGGGCCCAGAGTTTTGGAACAAGGACGCCTATTATAATCTGTGCCTACCTCAACGACCAAAAGCTATTTAA
- the UFSP2 gene encoding ufm1-specific protease 2 isoform X1, which translates to MRPGLAPAAALTDVVILEAMDILFRIRGGLDLAFQLATTDEASTKKALGYVFSDLENKLSSEVLVFRICHSSVYVWPNNGMTTVPELTDESACKEIRRFIQFDQDDETKQKLGKRKDKKLQDTQPIINVDLMLEMTSSLAALAPVIEREKKEHHYINMTLPVDVVVSVSPEEPWGKVQNLLVKAIHGQLTDMERCIMKYVKGTSIVVPEQFHFMLPGKNHLITVSYPTGISDDQLESYRKELHGLYNLPCDRPYFKRANAYHFPDEPYKDGYLRNPHLHLSSPGTESGMVYLVQGVYSYHHYMQDRIDDSGWGCAYRSLQTICSWFKHQGYMDRPIPTHKEIQQALVDAGDKPAAFAGSRQWIGSIEVQLVLNQLFGITSKILFVSQGSELALQGRELANHFKTEGTPVMIGGGVLAHTILGVAWNETTGHIKYLILDPHYTGGEDLHVILEKGWCGWKGPEFWNKDAYYNLCLPQRPKAI; encoded by the exons ATGCGGCCGGGCCTGGCTCCCGCGGCGGCGCTGACGGACGTG gTAATTCTAGAAGCTATGGATATACTCTTCAGAATAAGAGGAGGCTTGGATCTTGCATTTCAGCTTGCAACTACTGATG AGGCGTCAACAAAAAAGGCATTAGGATATGTTTTCAGTGATCTTGAAAATAAACTGTCCTCAGAGGTTCTTGTATTCAGAATTTGCCACAGTTCAGTCTATGTGTGGCCTAACAATGGTATGACCACAGTTCCAGAGCTGACTGATGAGTCTGCATGTAAGGAGATAAGACGATTTATACA ATTTGATCAAGATGATGAGACCAAACAAAAGCTTGGCAAAAGAAAGGATAAGAAGTTACAGGATACG CAGCCGATAATTAATGTAGACCTCATGTTGGAAATGACATCTTCATTAGCTGCTTTGGCTCCAGTCattgaaagggaaaagaaagaacacCACTACATAAATATGACATTACCAGTTGATGTTGTTGTATCTGTTTCTCCAGAAGAACCATGGGGAAA GGTACAAAATCTCCTAGTGAAAGCAATTCATGGGCAATTAACTGATATGGAAAGATGTATCATGAAATACGTGAAAGGCACATCAATTGTTGTACCAGAACAATTTCATTTCATGTTACCAGGAAAAAATCACCTCATAACAGTCTCATATCCTACGGGTATTTCAGATGATCAGCTGGAAAGTTACAGAAAG GAATTGCATGGGTTATACAATCTGCCTTGTGACAGACCATATTTCAAGAGAGCAAATGCTTATCATTTTCCAGATGAACCATATAAAGATGGATATCTCAGAAATCCACATTTACATCTTAGTTCACCTGGCACAGAGTCTGGTATG GTTTATTTGGTACAAGGTGTATACAGTTACCACCACTACATGCAGGACCGCATCGATGACagtggctggggctgtgcctaTCGGTCTTTGCAGACAATCTGCTCTTGGTTCAAGCACCAAGGCTACATGGATAGACCTATACCAACACACAAGGAAATTCAACAG GCACTGGTTGATGCTGGAGACAAGCCTGCGGCATTTGCTGGGTCACGGCAATGGATTGGTTCGATTGAGGTACAGCTTGTTTTGAATCAGCTTTTTGGAATAACATCCAAAATACTGTTTGTCAG CCAGGGTTCTGAACTAGCATTGCAGGGAAGAGAGCTTGCTAATCATTTCAAGACTGAGGGAACTCCAGTTATGATTG GTGGAGGTGTTTTGGCTCACACAATATTAGGAGTGGCTTGGAATGAGACTACAGGGCACATAAAATACTTGATTCTAGATCCACATTACACTGGAGGAGAAGATCTGCATGTTATTTTGGAAAAG GGCTGGTGTGGATGGAAGGGCCCAGAGTTTTGGAACAAGGACGCCTATTATAATCTGTGCCTACCTCAACGACCAAAAGCTATTTAA
- the UFSP2 gene encoding ufm1-specific protease 2 isoform X3: MDILFRIRGGLDLAFQLATTDEASTKKALGYVFSDLENKLSSEVLVFRICHSSVYVWPNNGMTTVPELTDESACKEIRRFIQFDQDDETKQKLGKRKDKKLQDTQPIINVDLMLEMTSSLAALAPVIEREKKEHHYINMTLPVDVVVSVSPEEPWGKVQNLLVKAIHGQLTDMERCIMKYVKGTSIVVPEQFHFMLPGKNHLITVSYPTGISDDQLESYRKELHGLYNLPCDRPYFKRANAYHFPDEPYKDGYLRNPHLHLSSPGTESGMVYLVQGVYSYHHYMQDRIDDSGWGCAYRSLQTICSWFKHQGYMDRPIPTHKEIQQALVDAGDKPAAFAGSRQWIGSIEVQLVLNQLFGITSKILFVSQGSELALQGRELANHFKTEGTPVMIGGGVLAHTILGVAWNETTGHIKYLILDPHYTGGEDLHVILEKGWCGWKGPEFWNKDAYYNLCLPQRPKAI, translated from the exons ATGGATATACTCTTCAGAATAAGAGGAGGCTTGGATCTTGCATTTCAGCTTGCAACTACTGATG AGGCGTCAACAAAAAAGGCATTAGGATATGTTTTCAGTGATCTTGAAAATAAACTGTCCTCAGAGGTTCTTGTATTCAGAATTTGCCACAGTTCAGTCTATGTGTGGCCTAACAATGGTATGACCACAGTTCCAGAGCTGACTGATGAGTCTGCATGTAAGGAGATAAGACGATTTATACA ATTTGATCAAGATGATGAGACCAAACAAAAGCTTGGCAAAAGAAAGGATAAGAAGTTACAGGATACG CAGCCGATAATTAATGTAGACCTCATGTTGGAAATGACATCTTCATTAGCTGCTTTGGCTCCAGTCattgaaagggaaaagaaagaacacCACTACATAAATATGACATTACCAGTTGATGTTGTTGTATCTGTTTCTCCAGAAGAACCATGGGGAAA GGTACAAAATCTCCTAGTGAAAGCAATTCATGGGCAATTAACTGATATGGAAAGATGTATCATGAAATACGTGAAAGGCACATCAATTGTTGTACCAGAACAATTTCATTTCATGTTACCAGGAAAAAATCACCTCATAACAGTCTCATATCCTACGGGTATTTCAGATGATCAGCTGGAAAGTTACAGAAAG GAATTGCATGGGTTATACAATCTGCCTTGTGACAGACCATATTTCAAGAGAGCAAATGCTTATCATTTTCCAGATGAACCATATAAAGATGGATATCTCAGAAATCCACATTTACATCTTAGTTCACCTGGCACAGAGTCTGGTATG GTTTATTTGGTACAAGGTGTATACAGTTACCACCACTACATGCAGGACCGCATCGATGACagtggctggggctgtgcctaTCGGTCTTTGCAGACAATCTGCTCTTGGTTCAAGCACCAAGGCTACATGGATAGACCTATACCAACACACAAGGAAATTCAACAG GCACTGGTTGATGCTGGAGACAAGCCTGCGGCATTTGCTGGGTCACGGCAATGGATTGGTTCGATTGAGGTACAGCTTGTTTTGAATCAGCTTTTTGGAATAACATCCAAAATACTGTTTGTCAG CCAGGGTTCTGAACTAGCATTGCAGGGAAGAGAGCTTGCTAATCATTTCAAGACTGAGGGAACTCCAGTTATGATTG GTGGAGGTGTTTTGGCTCACACAATATTAGGAGTGGCTTGGAATGAGACTACAGGGCACATAAAATACTTGATTCTAGATCCACATTACACTGGAGGAGAAGATCTGCATGTTATTTTGGAAAAG GGCTGGTGTGGATGGAAGGGCCCAGAGTTTTGGAACAAGGACGCCTATTATAATCTGTGCCTACCTCAACGACCAAAAGCTATTTAA
- the ANKRD37 gene encoding ankyrin repeat domain-containing protein 37: MLMLDCNSESGSFSNLFETGTGVNAPADASGQSPAHLAACGGEAFFLLWQLQTGANLNQQDCLGEAPIHKAAKVGSLECLALLVAGDAKIDLCNNSGQTAADLALDYGFLECAKFLRTIEHTQTMKLRGQSEYLLSDRQGLWKEDPTARKQESETSRSMNRKRRISDDLVS; this comes from the exons atgctgATGCTGGACTGCAATTCAGAG TCTGGTAGTTTCAGCAACCTATTTGAGACAGGAACCGGTGTGAACGCACCTGCAGATGCCTCAGGTCAGTCTCCAGCTCACTTGGCTGCTTGTGGTGGTGAAGCTTTCTTCCTACTTTGGCAACTGCAGACAGGAGCAAATTTGAACCAGCAG GATTGCCTTGGAGAAGCCCCGATACATAAAGCAGCAAAAGTTGGGAGTTTGGAATGTCTTGCTCTCCTTGTTGCTGGTGATGCTAAAATTGA TTTGTGCAACAACAGTGGACAGACAGCAGCAGACCTTGCACTGGATTATGGCTTTCTGGAATGTGCCAAGTTCCTCAGGACAATTGAGCACACTCAGACAATGAAACTGAGAGGACAGTCTGAATACCTGCTAAGTGACAGACAGGGCTTGTGGAAAGAGGATCCAACTGCAAGGAAACAAGAAAGTGAAACCAGCAGATCCATGAACAGAAAGAGGAGAATATCAGATG ATCTTGTATCCTAG